Genomic segment of Chitinophaga varians:
GATGTCATCTTCACGCAGGGGTCCTATGGGTGTTTTCTGCGTAGTCATATCGGATAGTTTGCATGGTTACACCCCAAAGGTACGCCGTATTTTCGCAATGGTTTTTTGCTATTAATTCTAACTACGTATATAACAATTTATAATTATAACTAATACGAATTTAATTATTAAATAATAATATTTGTTACTAATTTATACGGTCGAATGAATGGCCATTGTATGGGAAACCTGGCTTTTTCTTTAGCCATATAAATTGTATTCCACGGTATGATTTATATAAAAGAAAAGATATGAACACAACAGATGCTGAATTGGTTTTACGGCTCCGCGACAGTGACGTGAGCGCTTTTGACAGCCTATATGGGAATTATCACCAGGCCGTATACCGCAATATTCTCAAATTTGTGAAAGATGTTGCCGTTGCTGAAGACATCTTACAGGAAGTGTTTGCCAGATTGTGGGAAAAACGCCGCGAAATACAGGCAGAGCAGTCCGTCGGCGGCTGGTTGTTTGTTATCAGCTTCAACCTGTCTGTCAGCTGGGTGCGCCGCAAACTGAAAGAGCAGGCGCTGCATAAAAATCTGCTCGATCTCGAGCCGGAAGACCACCTGATGATCGACCGGAAAAATATGGACGAAGAACAGTACAGCCTGCTTGAGCAAGCTATTGCGCAACTATCTCCCAAAAAGAGGACCATTGTGACCCGTTGTAAACTGGAAGGTAAAACCTATGATGAAGTAGCCAGCGAACTCAATATTTCCCGTAATACCGTTAAAGAACATCTTTCTGCCGCGATGGTCAAACTAAATGACTATATGCTCCGTAATGGCGATCATAAATACATCGTCCTGTTTCTTTTTTTCTTTACCTGTCACAACGCTTCCAATTAAGTTTCTGATAAGAAATGAATTAGGATAAAATAAATATGTTTTTTCTTTGGGATTCACCCACCCACTTTTTATCAACCTGCGTATTTAAATTAAACCGTCACGA
This window contains:
- a CDS encoding RNA polymerase sigma factor encodes the protein MNTTDAELVLRLRDSDVSAFDSLYGNYHQAVYRNILKFVKDVAVAEDILQEVFARLWEKRREIQAEQSVGGWLFVISFNLSVSWVRRKLKEQALHKNLLDLEPEDHLMIDRKNMDEEQYSLLEQAIAQLSPKKRTIVTRCKLEGKTYDEVASELNISRNTVKEHLSAAMVKLNDYMLRNGDHKYIVLFLFFFTCHNASN